A genomic window from Halorubrum trapanicum includes:
- a CDS encoding aldo/keto reductase, whose translation MNCLLVGAGAIAPEYAAGLPESSLSLAGVVDLDADRAAALAADRGCPSFADLETALERVDAPLVVNLTSHAAHAAVTRTALEAGRHVYSQKPLALDADEARSLVALARDRGLALGCAPGTPRAPSQRRAGRLLADGRLGPVGLGYAHAHVGRVTDWHDRPDSFLEIGPLYDGAVYPLALLVAWFGPVERVRVADALDVWPEREERRPSTPSHVEATLAFAAGPTVRLTASFYAPHRSREFYGLELHGDDGSLYLKGTGAMDDDRDGVRFGRVGREYVSAPPDSPTEPYEYVDAVERLAASVEAGSPSRAGGRRGAHVVAVCNAIEAAAEGDGPVAVDDCGATADPPPAPVVRPAASGEGDASGGAAGDGSGGGGEGAAAVRLPAVGFGCSRYRDGEYVERADSIATALDAGYRLLDSAELYGNEHRIGELLAAPGAPDRERVFLLGKAWRTNHRREHLLAACAGSREELGIDAFDCYALHWPSALEHRGELRRLAERPVERQEALTFPEDADGEPATDDVSLATAWENLEAVHDRGWARTLGVCNVSRAQLETVLEAGTVDPALVQVERHPYRPRNDLIDFCRERGIRVVAHSPLSAPGLLDEPALNAIGADRGLSPAEVVIAWNASQGVVPIPSSTTESHVVSNLAAGSERLAADEIARVDALRDPDFER comes from the coding sequence GTGAACTGCCTGCTCGTCGGCGCGGGGGCGATCGCGCCGGAGTACGCCGCCGGCCTGCCCGAGAGCTCGCTGTCGCTGGCCGGCGTCGTCGACCTCGACGCCGACCGCGCCGCCGCCCTCGCCGCGGACCGCGGCTGCCCGTCGTTCGCCGACCTGGAGACCGCGCTGGAGCGCGTCGACGCGCCGCTTGTCGTGAACCTGACGAGCCACGCGGCCCACGCGGCGGTGACGCGGACCGCGCTCGAAGCGGGCCGCCACGTCTACTCGCAGAAGCCGCTCGCGCTCGACGCCGACGAGGCGCGGTCGCTGGTGGCGCTCGCCCGCGACCGCGGGCTCGCCCTCGGCTGCGCGCCCGGGACGCCGCGAGCGCCCTCGCAGCGCCGCGCGGGCCGACTCCTCGCCGACGGGCGGCTCGGCCCGGTGGGGCTGGGGTACGCCCACGCCCACGTCGGCCGCGTCACCGACTGGCACGACCGGCCCGACTCCTTCCTCGAGATCGGGCCGCTGTACGACGGGGCGGTGTACCCCCTCGCGCTGCTGGTGGCGTGGTTCGGGCCGGTCGAGCGCGTCCGCGTCGCCGACGCGCTCGACGTGTGGCCCGAGCGCGAGGAGCGCCGACCGTCGACGCCGAGCCACGTCGAGGCGACGCTCGCGTTCGCGGCGGGGCCGACCGTCAGGCTCACGGCAAGCTTCTACGCGCCCCACCGGAGCCGGGAGTTCTACGGGCTGGAGCTCCACGGCGACGACGGCTCGCTGTACCTGAAGGGGACCGGTGCGATGGACGACGACCGCGACGGCGTCCGGTTCGGCCGCGTCGGCCGGGAGTACGTGAGCGCGCCGCCAGATTCGCCCACCGAACCCTACGAGTACGTCGACGCCGTGGAACGCCTCGCCGCGTCGGTCGAGGCCGGGTCCCCGTCGCGGGCCGGCGGACGACGGGGCGCCCACGTCGTCGCCGTCTGTAACGCGATCGAGGCCGCCGCCGAGGGGGACGGCCCGGTCGCGGTCGACGACTGCGGCGCGACCGCCGACCCGCCGCCGGCGCCGGTGGTGCGGCCGGCGGCGTCGGGCGAGGGCGACGCGAGCGGAGGGGCCGCGGGTGACGGGAGCGGGGGAGGCGGAGAGGGCGCCGCCGCGGTCCGCCTCCCCGCCGTCGGCTTCGGCTGCTCGCGCTACCGCGACGGGGAGTACGTCGAGCGCGCCGACTCGATCGCGACCGCGCTCGACGCCGGCTACCGCCTCCTCGACTCGGCCGAGCTGTACGGCAACGAACACCGGATCGGGGAGCTGCTCGCCGCGCCGGGCGCGCCCGACCGCGAGCGCGTGTTCCTCCTCGGGAAGGCGTGGCGCACGAACCACCGCCGCGAGCACCTGCTCGCCGCCTGCGCGGGCAGCCGCGAGGAGCTGGGGATCGACGCGTTCGACTGCTACGCGCTCCACTGGCCCTCGGCGCTCGAACACCGGGGCGAGCTTCGCCGCCTCGCCGAGAGGCCGGTCGAGCGGCAGGAGGCGCTCACCTTCCCCGAGGACGCGGACGGCGAGCCAGCGACCGACGACGTGTCGCTCGCGACCGCGTGGGAGAACCTGGAGGCCGTTCACGACAGGGGGTGGGCGCGGACGCTCGGGGTCTGTAACGTCTCGCGGGCGCAGTTGGAGACGGTGCTGGAGGCGGGGACGGTCGATCCGGCGCTCGTACAGGTGGAGCGGCACCCCTACCGCCCCCGGAACGATCTGATCGACTTCTGCCGCGAGCGCGGGATCCGGGTGGTCGCGCACTCGCCGCTGTCGGCGCCCGGCCTCCTCGACGAGCCCGCCCTGAACGCGATCGGGGCGGATCGGGGACTCTCGCCCGCCGAGGTCGTGATCGCGTGGAACGCCTCGCAGGGGGTCGTCCCGATCCCGTCGAGTACCACCGAGTCGCACGTCGTCTCGAACCTGGCGGCCGGGAGCGAGCGGCTGGCCGCCGACGAGATCGCGCGCGTCGACGCCCTTCGGGACCCCGACTTCGAGCGGTGA
- a CDS encoding zinc-binding alcohol dehydrogenase, which translates to MTDAALYFTGPETVEVRETSVGPPDADELLVDTRASAISAGTELLVYRDQTPGDFPADETLDALDGDLSYPLQYGYAASGVVSEVGADVDPDWVGRSVFSFVPHQTSFRTTPDSVVALPPGTEPAVGSLLPSVETATNIVLDAAPRLGERVVVFGAGVIGLCVTRLLAAFPLESLVVVDPIERRRALAASFGADRTTTPTALDDPADAGLGGSGAALDDADLAVELSGQPSALDDALGVVGYDARIVVGSWYGTKREPIGLGGRFHRDRIDIVSSQVSTISPELRGRWDRDRRMDAALERLGRIPADELITHRIPFERAAEAYELLDSATDETVQVILEYE; encoded by the coding sequence ATGACCGACGCGGCGCTCTACTTCACGGGTCCGGAGACCGTCGAGGTGCGGGAGACGTCCGTCGGCCCGCCGGACGCCGACGAACTGCTCGTCGACACCCGGGCGTCGGCGATAAGCGCCGGGACGGAACTGCTCGTGTACCGCGACCAGACCCCGGGAGACTTCCCGGCCGACGAGACGCTCGACGCGCTCGACGGCGACCTCTCGTACCCCCTCCAGTACGGGTACGCCGCGAGCGGGGTCGTCAGCGAGGTCGGCGCGGACGTGGACCCCGACTGGGTCGGTCGGTCGGTGTTCTCGTTCGTCCCTCACCAGACGAGCTTCCGGACCACCCCCGACTCGGTGGTCGCGCTCCCGCCGGGGACGGAGCCGGCCGTCGGGTCGCTCCTCCCCTCGGTCGAGACCGCGACGAACATCGTCCTCGACGCGGCCCCTCGGCTCGGAGAACGGGTCGTGGTGTTCGGCGCCGGCGTGATCGGGCTCTGCGTCACCCGGCTGCTGGCCGCGTTCCCGCTGGAGTCGCTCGTCGTGGTCGACCCCATCGAGCGTCGTCGGGCCCTCGCGGCGTCGTTCGGCGCCGACCGGACGACGACGCCGACGGCTCTCGACGATCCCGCCGACGCGGGCCTCGGCGGTTCGGGCGCCGCGCTCGACGACGCGGACCTCGCGGTCGAGCTCTCCGGCCAGCCGAGCGCGCTCGACGACGCGCTCGGCGTCGTCGGCTACGACGCGCGGATCGTCGTCGGGTCGTGGTACGGCACCAAACGCGAGCCGATCGGGCTCGGCGGGCGGTTCCACCGGGACCGCATCGACATCGTCTCCAGTCAGGTGTCGACGATAAGCCCCGAGCTCCGGGGGCGCTGGGACCGCGACCGACGCATGGACGCGGCGCTCGAACGGCTCGGCCGGATCCCCGCCGACGAGCTGATCACCCATCGGATCCCGTTCGAGCGCGCGGCGGAGGCGTACGAGCTGCTCGACTCGGCGACCGACGAGACGGTACAGGTAATCTTAGAGTACGAGTGA
- a CDS encoding zinc ribbon domain-containing protein, with product MSKITFRADDDLVDRLEACDASKSEVMREALRTHLDGEGDASDASDATTGSVDDALVDRVDELIAERLDAALDERLGPAGGASTRAYTPESAGDINVNVTLDAPDAGSDDRDDEVRVTRETTDEAEASARKTDRGPGAQTRENACGGCGETVPSDHVYCPNCGEKQSHRAFCECGDELRTDWAFCPGCGRRTPAADVLKDQ from the coding sequence ATGAGCAAGATCACCTTCCGGGCGGACGACGACCTCGTCGACCGGCTGGAAGCGTGTGACGCCTCCAAAAGCGAGGTGATGCGGGAGGCGCTCCGGACCCATCTCGACGGCGAGGGGGACGCGTCCGACGCGTCCGACGCGACGACCGGGAGCGTCGACGACGCCCTCGTGGACCGCGTCGACGAGCTGATCGCGGAGCGGCTCGACGCCGCGCTCGACGAGCGACTCGGTCCGGCGGGCGGTGCCTCGACGCGGGCGTATACACCCGAGAGCGCCGGCGATATCAACGTAAACGTCACGCTCGACGCCCCGGACGCCGGATCGGACGACCGAGACGACGAGGTGCGTGTGACGCGTGAGACGACCGACGAGGCGGAGGCGAGCGCGCGTAAGACGGACCGGGGTCCGGGCGCGCAAACGCGCGAAAACGCCTGCGGCGGATGCGGCGAAACCGTCCCGTCTGACCACGTTTACTGCCCGAATTGCGGTGAAAAGCAGTCGCATAGAGCCTTCTGCGAGTGCGGCGACGAGCTCCGAACCGACTGGGCGTTCTGTCCCGGATGCGGACGCCGGACCCCGGCGGCGGACGTTTTGAAAGATCAATAA
- the ftsZ gene encoding cell division protein FtsZ, with the protein MQDLVQDALDNAEAEKRDMDDVDMGDDEFGDPRIVIVGAGGAGNNTVNRLYNIGVDGADTIAINTDKQHLKMIEADTKILVGKSLTQGLGAGGDPKMGERATEMAQGTIKEVLGDADLVFVTAGMGGGTGTGAAPVVSKIAKDQGAIVVGMVSTPFNVERARTVKAEEGLEDLRNEADSIIVLDNNRLLDYVPNLPIGKAFSVMDQIIAETVKGISETITQPSLINLDYADMSTIMNQGGVAVMLVGETQDKNKTQEVVNDAMNHPLLDVDYRGASGGLVHITGGPDLTLKEAEGIANNITERLEASANVIWGARIQEEYKGKVRVMAIMTGVQSAQVLGPSTQKQADKSRAAVDADDLGDSRSRAAEANESAGAAGERGEPAVSGGTDRGWESDGGSDPIEKNNGLDVIR; encoded by the coding sequence ATGCAAGATCTCGTTCAGGACGCCCTCGACAACGCGGAGGCGGAGAAGCGCGACATGGACGACGTCGACATGGGCGACGACGAGTTCGGGGACCCCCGGATCGTCATCGTCGGTGCCGGCGGCGCCGGGAACAACACGGTCAACCGGCTCTACAACATCGGCGTCGACGGCGCCGACACCATCGCCATCAACACGGACAAACAGCACCTCAAGATGATCGAGGCCGACACCAAGATCCTCGTGGGCAAGTCGCTCACGCAGGGGCTCGGCGCCGGCGGCGATCCCAAGATGGGCGAGCGCGCCACCGAGATGGCCCAGGGCACGATCAAGGAGGTGCTCGGCGACGCCGACCTCGTCTTCGTCACCGCCGGGATGGGCGGCGGCACGGGCACCGGCGCGGCGCCGGTCGTCTCGAAGATCGCCAAAGATCAGGGGGCCATCGTCGTCGGGATGGTCTCGACGCCGTTCAACGTCGAGCGCGCCCGCACGGTGAAAGCCGAGGAGGGCCTCGAAGACCTCCGCAACGAGGCCGACTCGATCATCGTCTTAGACAACAACCGGCTGCTCGACTACGTCCCGAACCTGCCGATCGGGAAGGCGTTCTCCGTGATGGACCAGATCATCGCGGAGACGGTGAAGGGGATCTCGGAGACGATCACCCAGCCGAGCCTCATCAACCTCGACTACGCGGACATGTCGACGATCATGAACCAGGGCGGCGTCGCGGTCATGCTCGTCGGCGAGACGCAGGACAAGAACAAGACCCAAGAGGTGGTCAACGACGCGATGAACCACCCGCTGCTCGACGTCGACTACCGCGGCGCCTCGGGCGGGCTCGTCCACATCACGGGCGGCCCGGACCTCACGCTGAAGGAGGCCGAGGGGATCGCGAACAACATCACCGAGCGGCTGGAGGCGAGCGCCAACGTGATCTGGGGCGCCCGCATCCAGGAGGAGTACAAGGGGAAGGTCCGCGTCATGGCGATCATGACGGGCGTCCAGAGCGCGCAGGTGCTCGGCCCCTCCACCCAGAAGCAGGCCGACAAGTCCCGCGCCGCGGTCGACGCCGACGACCTCGGCGACTCGCGCTCGCGGGCGGCCGAGGCGAACGAGAGCGCGGGCGCCGCGGGCGAGAGAGGCGAGCCGGCGGTCTCCGGCGGCACCGACCGCGGCTGGGAGTCCGACGGCGGCAGCGACCCGATCGAGAAGAACAACGGGCTCGACGTCATCCGCTGA
- a CDS encoding bZIP transcription factor: MSNRVEDLERQVAELQAAVNGLTEELVEMKERVRQLEDERSVAVEEAAAEATAGSEAADAAADESATEESASDDASAVSGGERTTHSDDHVDVFESVEESSDGADEEAATDDADGGGDVVVPEQSATTPDADGEETAEDDDGESSEGDDIIVA; encoded by the coding sequence ATGAGCAACCGCGTCGAGGACCTCGAACGGCAGGTCGCGGAGCTACAGGCGGCGGTCAACGGGCTCACCGAGGAGCTCGTCGAGATGAAAGAGCGCGTCCGACAGCTGGAAGACGAGCGGTCGGTCGCGGTCGAGGAGGCGGCCGCCGAGGCGACGGCCGGTTCCGAAGCGGCGGACGCCGCGGCCGACGAGTCCGCGACCGAGGAGTCCGCCTCCGACGACGCGTCGGCGGTGTCCGGCGGCGAGCGGACGACCCACTCCGACGACCACGTCGACGTCTTCGAGTCGGTCGAGGAATCGTCCGACGGCGCCGACGAGGAGGCGGCGACCGACGACGCAGACGGGGGAGGCGACGTCGTCGTCCCCGAGCAGTCGGCGACCACGCCCGACGCCGACGGCGAGGAGACCGCCGAGGACGACGACGGCGAGTCGAGCGAGGGCGACGACATCATCGTCGCGTAA
- the smc gene encoding chromosome segregation protein SMC, which yields MHITEVVLDGFKSFGRTTRIPFYEDFTVVTGPNGSGKSNIIDGVLFALGLARTRGIRAKKLTDLIYNPGHDDGEAADGPSEASVTVVLSNEDGTLDRSQVVSAAGTENIGDVSEITIKRRVKETEDNYYSYYYLNGRSVNLSDVQDLLAAAGVTPEGYNVVMQGDVTEIINMTPYQRRGIIDEIAGVAEFDEKKEAAYEELDTVEDRIGEADLRIGEKEDRLDQLADERETALQYRELRDELEEYRGFRKASELEDKRDALADVEGDIDEAETDLESLREELDARQGKLTRLEEDLEDLNHEIETKGEEEQIQIRSEIEEIKGEVSRLEDKIESAESRAESAENDRRQAFVQIDRKEEKVEELEAEIRETKVEKASVKSELATKRSELADVEAEIEGADTEFDELKSDLAEKKEAIESLREEKNETQREKDRLLDEARRRSNAVSEAREELEEARESIPEHKARISELKSELDKAEKNRETIEDAVADLFSEKAETEERLEKIEETLREKQNEYAKLEAAADERGDASWPRAVTEVKNGGIDGVHGAVGELGSVEAEYAEACETAAGGRLANVVVDDDGVGSTCIDYLKQRNAGRATFLPITKMDDRSLPRKPSLPGVVDFARNLVDYDAEYESIFSYVLGSTLVVEDMSTARELMGDYRMVTLDGDLVEKSGAMTGGSGGGSRYSFTKSGGGKLERLATEISDLEDERQSVQSEIDALDDDIEDARDRKADAAERVRSLEADVERAEDDLAEAEARIEELEDELEELEAERESVDEQMTALDEELAATDAEIDELAGEIDDIEAELADSKIPELSERADEIRAEIDDLEERMDSFDSRINELELEKGYAEDALDDLHDDVEEAQNAKAEAEEAIAEHEAAIEEKEAELAEKKESIADLEEEIADLKEEREELREEIREATRKRDEQRSLVSEAESDLSDLTDRRDRLEWEIDELESQVGAYDADEIPDLDEVESRIEELESEMEALEPVNMLAIDEYEEVQEALDELQERRDVLVEERDAIEERIEGYEAAKKETFMETFESINDHFEDIFARLSAGSGELVLENPEDPFEEGLTMKAQPADKPVQRLDAMSGGEKSLTALSFIFAVQRHNPAPFYALDEIDAFLDAVNAERVGEMIEELAEDAQFVVVGHRSALLERSDRAIGVTMQGDNLSAVTGMQFGDDADEEGVSADD from the coding sequence ATGCACATCACTGAAGTCGTTCTGGACGGGTTCAAGAGCTTCGGGCGTACGACGAGGATCCCCTTCTACGAGGACTTCACCGTCGTCACCGGGCCGAACGGCTCCGGCAAGTCGAACATCATCGACGGCGTGCTGTTCGCGCTCGGGCTCGCCCGCACCCGCGGGATCCGCGCGAAGAAGCTCACCGACCTCATCTACAATCCCGGCCACGACGACGGCGAGGCCGCGGACGGGCCGAGCGAGGCCTCCGTCACGGTCGTGCTCTCCAACGAGGACGGCACCCTCGACCGGTCACAGGTCGTCTCCGCGGCCGGCACGGAGAACATCGGCGACGTCTCCGAGATCACGATCAAGCGCCGCGTGAAGGAGACCGAGGACAACTACTACTCGTACTACTACCTCAACGGGCGCTCGGTGAACCTCTCGGACGTCCAAGACCTGCTCGCGGCCGCGGGCGTCACCCCGGAGGGGTACAACGTGGTGATGCAGGGCGACGTCACCGAGATCATCAACATGACCCCGTACCAGCGGCGGGGGATCATCGACGAGATCGCGGGCGTCGCGGAGTTCGACGAGAAGAAGGAGGCCGCCTACGAGGAGCTGGACACGGTCGAAGACCGGATCGGCGAGGCGGACCTCCGCATCGGCGAGAAAGAGGACCGGCTCGACCAGCTCGCCGACGAGCGCGAGACCGCCCTCCAGTACCGGGAGCTCCGCGACGAGCTGGAGGAGTACCGCGGGTTCCGGAAGGCCTCGGAGTTAGAAGACAAGCGCGACGCGCTCGCGGACGTCGAGGGCGACATCGACGAGGCCGAGACGGACCTCGAATCGCTCCGCGAGGAGCTCGACGCCAGACAGGGGAAGCTCACCCGACTGGAGGAGGACCTCGAAGACCTCAACCACGAGATCGAGACGAAGGGCGAGGAGGAACAGATCCAGATCCGCTCGGAGATCGAAGAGATCAAAGGCGAGGTCTCGCGGCTGGAGGACAAAATCGAGTCCGCCGAGTCGCGCGCGGAGTCGGCCGAGAACGACCGGCGGCAGGCGTTCGTCCAGATCGATCGCAAAGAGGAGAAGGTCGAGGAGCTGGAGGCGGAGATCCGCGAGACGAAAGTGGAGAAGGCGTCGGTGAAGTCGGAATTGGCGACGAAGCGCTCCGAGCTCGCCGACGTCGAGGCCGAGATCGAGGGCGCGGACACGGAGTTCGACGAGCTGAAAAGCGACCTCGCGGAGAAGAAGGAGGCGATCGAGTCGCTCCGCGAGGAGAAAAACGAGACGCAACGCGAGAAGGACCGGCTGCTCGACGAGGCCCGCCGCCGCTCGAACGCGGTCAGCGAGGCCCGCGAGGAGCTGGAGGAGGCCCGCGAGTCGATCCCGGAACACAAGGCGCGCATCTCCGAGCTGAAAAGCGAGCTCGACAAGGCCGAGAAGAACCGGGAGACCATCGAGGACGCGGTCGCCGACCTCTTCTCTGAGAAGGCGGAGACGGAGGAGCGCTTAGAGAAGATCGAGGAGACGCTCCGCGAGAAGCAGAACGAGTACGCCAAGCTGGAGGCGGCCGCCGACGAGCGCGGCGACGCCTCCTGGCCCCGGGCGGTCACCGAGGTGAAGAACGGCGGCATCGACGGCGTCCACGGCGCGGTCGGCGAGCTGGGCTCGGTCGAGGCCGAGTACGCCGAGGCCTGCGAGACCGCCGCGGGCGGCCGGCTGGCGAACGTCGTCGTCGACGACGACGGCGTCGGCTCGACCTGTATCGACTACCTGAAACAGCGCAACGCGGGGCGGGCGACGTTCCTCCCCATCACGAAGATGGACGACCGGAGCCTGCCGCGGAAGCCCTCGCTTCCGGGGGTCGTCGACTTCGCGCGGAACCTCGTCGACTACGACGCCGAGTACGAGTCGATCTTCTCGTACGTGCTCGGCTCGACGCTCGTCGTCGAGGACATGTCGACGGCCCGGGAGCTGATGGGCGACTACCGGATGGTGACGCTCGACGGCGACCTCGTCGAGAAGTCCGGCGCGATGACCGGCGGCTCCGGCGGCGGCTCCCGCTACTCGTTCACGAAGTCCGGCGGCGGGAAGCTGGAGCGGCTCGCGACGGAGATCTCCGACCTCGAGGACGAGCGGCAGTCGGTCCAGTCGGAGATAGACGCGCTCGACGACGACATCGAGGACGCCCGCGACCGCAAGGCCGACGCGGCCGAGCGCGTCCGGTCGCTGGAGGCGGACGTCGAGCGCGCCGAGGACGACCTCGCGGAGGCCGAAGCCCGGATCGAGGAGCTGGAAGACGAGCTCGAAGAGCTGGAGGCGGAACGCGAGTCCGTCGACGAGCAGATGACGGCGTTAGACGAGGAGCTCGCGGCGACCGACGCGGAGATCGACGAGCTCGCGGGCGAGATCGACGACATCGAGGCCGAGCTCGCGGACTCGAAGATCCCGGAACTCTCCGAGCGCGCCGACGAGATCCGCGCGGAGATCGACGACTTAGAAGAGCGGATGGACTCGTTCGACAGCCGGATCAACGAGCTGGAGTTGGAGAAGGGGTACGCCGAGGACGCCTTGGACGACCTCCACGACGACGTCGAGGAGGCGCAGAACGCGAAGGCCGAGGCCGAGGAGGCGATCGCCGAGCACGAGGCCGCGATCGAGGAGAAGGAGGCCGAACTGGCCGAGAAGAAGGAGTCGATCGCCGACCTCGAGGAAGAGATCGCGGACCTGAAAGAAGAGCGCGAGGAGCTTCGCGAGGAGATCCGCGAGGCGACCCGGAAACGCGACGAGCAGCGGTCGCTCGTCTCGGAGGCCGAGTCGGACCTCTCCGATCTCACCGATCGCCGCGACCGCCTGGAGTGGGAGATCGACGAGCTGGAGTCGCAGGTCGGCGCCTACGACGCCGACGAGATCCCCGACCTCGACGAGGTGGAGTCGCGGATCGAGGAGCTGGAGTCGGAGATGGAGGCGCTCGAACCGGTGAACATGCTCGCGATCGACGAGTACGAGGAGGTCCAGGAGGCGCTCGACGAGCTCCAGGAGCGCCGGGACGTGCTCGTCGAGGAGCGCGACGCGATCGAGGAGCGCATCGAGGGGTACGAGGCGGCGAAGAAGGAGACGTTCATGGAGACGTTCGAGTCGATCAACGACCACTTCGAGGACATTTTCGCGCGACTCTCGGCCGGCAGCGGCGAACTCGTCTTGGAGAACCCGGAGGACCCCTTCGAGGAGGGGTTAACGATGAAGGCCCAGCCCGCGGACAAGCCGGTCCAGCGCCTCGACGCGATGAGCGGCGGCGAGAAGTCGCTCACCGCCCTCTCCTTCATCTTCGCCGTCCAGCGCCACAACCCGGCGCCGTTCTACGCGCTCGACGAGATCGACGCGTTCCTCGACGCGGTCAACGCCGAGCGCGTCGGCGAGATGATCGAGGAGCTGGCCGAGGACGCCCAGTTCGTCGTCGTCGGCCACCGCTCGGCGCTGTTGGAGCGCTCCGACCGCGCCATCGGCGTCACGATGCAGGGCGACAACCTCTCTGCGGTGACCGGGATGCAGTTCGGCGACGACGCCGACGAGGAGGGGGTGAGCGCGGATGACTGA
- a CDS encoding CDP-alcohol phosphatidyltransferase family protein, whose protein sequence is MAGARRRRSLRVGVGVGLPLFAAVALAALLFRLYPMDATGRWGLSPAVVAGGCWAGQLWYVGYRLDPERLAGGFWRRLLGLANAVTLVRGALYAVVAGFAVVPSGTTLAWVPALCYGTGVALDRLDGVLARTVGRETEIGRRLDMAFDTFGFVAAPLVAVLWGLLPVWYLSISAARYVFRGAVWLRHVRGLPVGDLPDSDLGKYLAGVQMVFVTVALVPPVPTGLVWTVAPVVLLPSLAVFTRDYLAVSGRLPDRG, encoded by the coding sequence ATGGCCGGCGCACGCCGGCGGCGCTCCCTCCGCGTCGGGGTCGGCGTCGGGCTCCCGCTCTTCGCCGCGGTCGCGCTCGCGGCGCTCCTCTTTCGGCTGTATCCGATGGACGCGACCGGCCGGTGGGGGCTCTCTCCCGCCGTCGTCGCGGGCGGCTGCTGGGCCGGCCAGCTCTGGTACGTCGGCTACCGGCTCGACCCGGAGCGGTTGGCCGGAGGGTTCTGGCGGCGGCTGCTCGGGCTGGCGAACGCGGTCACGCTCGTCCGGGGTGCGCTGTACGCCGTCGTCGCCGGGTTCGCGGTCGTCCCGTCGGGAACGACGCTCGCGTGGGTGCCGGCGCTGTGTTACGGGACCGGCGTCGCCCTCGACAGGCTCGACGGGGTCCTCGCCCGGACTGTGGGCCGGGAGACCGAGATCGGCCGCCGGCTCGACATGGCGTTCGACACCTTCGGGTTCGTCGCCGCGCCGCTGGTGGCGGTCCTGTGGGGACTGCTGCCGGTCTGGTACCTCTCGATCTCCGCCGCGCGGTACGTCTTCCGCGGTGCCGTGTGGCTGCGCCACGTCCGCGGGCTCCCCGTCGGCGACCTCCCCGACAGCGACCTCGGGAAGTACCTCGCGGGCGTCCAGATGGTGTTCGTGACGGTCGCGCTCGTCCCGCCGGTCCCGACGGGGCTCGTGTGGACCGTCGCGCCCGTCGTCCTCCTCCCGTCGCTCGCGGTGTTTACGCGCGACTACCTCGCCGTCAGCGGGCGCCTCCCCGACCGCGGGTGA
- a CDS encoding 6-carboxytetrahydropterin synthase codes for MYATTVLTDFVAQHYLTVVDEGPESVPHSHHFEVELTFRGPELNEHDYLVDIDDADAALAELADRYRDELLNDLPEFEGRNPSVERFARVIFERVTDAVTDETVTELAVTVWEDDAAAAAYDAPV; via the coding sequence ATGTACGCGACGACGGTGCTGACGGACTTCGTGGCCCAGCACTACCTCACGGTCGTCGACGAGGGGCCGGAGAGCGTCCCGCACTCCCACCACTTCGAGGTGGAGCTGACCTTCCGCGGCCCCGAGCTGAACGAGCACGACTACCTCGTCGACATCGACGACGCCGACGCGGCGCTGGCCGAGCTCGCGGACCGCTACCGCGACGAGCTGCTCAACGACCTCCCCGAGTTCGAGGGGAGAAATCCCAGCGTCGAGCGCTTCGCCCGGGTGATATTCGAGCGAGTGACCGACGCGGTGACCGACGAGACCGTGACCGAGCTGGCCGTGACGGTCTGGGAGGACGACGCGGCCGCCGCGGCCTACGACGCGCCGGTATGA
- a CDS encoding ribbon-helix-helix domain-containing protein, with amino-acid sequence MERVTLRIPKQQIDEVEQMVETGEFPNRSEAIRSAVRDMLNEQDGERDERGRNRNWAKV; translated from the coding sequence ATGGAGCGTGTGACACTACGAATCCCGAAACAGCAGATCGACGAGGTCGAACAGATGGTGGAGACGGGCGAGTTCCCGAACCGGAGCGAGGCGATCCGGTCGGCCGTCCGCGACATGTTGAACGAACAGGACGGCGAGCGCGACGAGCGCGGCCGCAACCGCAACTGGGCGAAGGTGTAA